The genomic DNA AAGGAACAAAAGTAAAATGAGCCTCCCAAACtatgagaaatgaaaaaaatgtataGATTAAGAATGAAAAGACTATTTAGAGCTTATCAAAGTAAAATATAAGAAATCAACATAAACTTCAACGTTGCATGTAAATTGTAatatgagaaagaaaaaaaaaacgattatTGTTAaccatgtttttttttgtttttttttactttattaagTATTATTTGAGATTgagatgatttaaaaaaaaaaaatcatattccATGATCATcttgatttgaaattttgtaagATTTCCTACTTATTTAATGAGTAGTTACTTgaagtattttatataaaaaaaattaatctctCAACTTCACGCCACTTTTGTCAACATTAGAAATATAgttatactttttattaattaaaatacttcaACAACCATTTGTATCTCATTCACAAATTGGAGGACCTTATTGTGAATATATTCGGTAGAAATGAAATGGTGCACTGTGTTATAACAATACCCAAAATCGCGATTTGCCCTAATTGGTctgttcttcatttcttcttGTCTCTGCTTCAAATCGAAGATCGGGGATCTCAAGATCAATTTCTTTAGCTTTCTTCGTATATCACAGCAGGTACGCCGGAGTTTCTCTTTGggttttttgttgttttttttcatttcattttgtttCTGGAACTTAGGGTTTACGATTGAGTTATATAGCTCTGTTTATGCTTCTCTTCAACAGGTTTACTTCTTTCAAGATTGACGGCAATATCTTAGCGCTTCTTGTTGAATTCGACTAGCTTTATTAGAAAACACGATAGCTGTAGTTTTCTTGGGTGACTGTCGTAGTAGTATTTGGCTGTGAAGCTCGAATATTGAGAGATGGATTCGGATGAGATTGCGAAGACTCAGGAAGAGAGGAAAAAGATGGAGCAGCAACTGGCTTCGCTCACTTCAGTTACCTTCGACACTGATTTGTATGGCGGCAACAATCCATTCGACGGGTACGAGAAGTCGATTCCTGTAAACGAGGAAGAGGAGATCGTGGAATCCACGGAATCGGAATTCAGGAAGAAGTTGTCTTCATATACTGCTCCAAAATCAATCATGAACGAAATCCCTAAAGGCGGTGAGGAGGAGGATTCCATGGGTGGATTTCAGAAGCCGCAGAGGATTATTGACAGAGAAGATGACTACCGACGGAGGAGACTGACTCGTATCATCTCTCCAGACAGGCATGATGCATTCGCTTCTGGGGACAAGACTCCAGATATTAATGTGAGGACATATGCAGATATTATGAGGGATGAAGCTTTGAAAAGAGATAAAGAGGAGACTTTAAGGTTGATTgctaagaagaagaaggatgaagAGGAGAATAAGTCATCTGAGAAGGAAAGGGAGCCGGTTGCTGCTTCTCAGCCTTCCCAGAAGAGGAGGAACAGGTGGGATCAGAATCAGAACCAGAACCCTAATCAGAATCAGGACGATTCAATTGCTAAGAAAGCAAAGATGGATTCCGATTGGGACATGCCCGATTCCGCCCCTGGAGTTGGAAGTGGAAGATGGGATGCGACCCCTACACCAGGAAGAGTCATCGGTGATGCAACTCCATCCTTATCTAGAAGAAACAGATGGGACGAAACCCCCACCCCCGGTCGATTGGTTGATTCAGACGTGACTCCATCTGCTGGCGGTGCCACTCCTGGTGCCACCCCACACGGTATGACATGGGATGCTACTCCAAAGCTGGGCGGTCTAGCTACCCCAACCCCAAAGAGGCAAAGGTCAAGATGGGACGAAACTCCAGCCACAATGGGAAGTGCAACTCCAATGGCCGGAGCCACACCCACAGCTGCTTACACTCCTGGAGTAACTCCAATCGGTGGAGTCGAACTTGCAACTCCAACTCCCGGTGCCATCAATCTTCGCGGTGCGATCACACCCGAGCAGTACAACCTTCTTCGATGGGAGAAAGATATTGAAGAAAGGAATAGGCCATTGACCGATGAAGAACTCGATTCAATGTTCCCACAAGATGGGTACAAGATTCTAGATCCACCTGCATCTTACATTCCCATTAGAACACCTGCAAGGAAGCTTCTAGCTACTCCCACACCACTAGCAACTCCACTTTATTCGATCCCAGAGGAGAATCGCGGTCAGCAGTTCGACGTTCCGAAGGAATTGCCAGGTGGGTTACCGTTCATGAAACCGGAAGACTATCAGTATTTTGCTCCGTTATTGAACGAAGAAAACGAGGAGGAGTTATCTCCTGAAGAGCAGAAGGAGCGTAAGATAATGAAACTTCTGCTCAAGGTGAAGAACGGGACGCCTCCTCAGAGGAAGACAGCTTTGAGACAGCTGACTGATAAGGCGCGAGAGCTCGGTGCTGGCCCTTTGTTTAACCGCATCCTGCCTTTGCTCATGCAGCCTACTTTAGAAGATCAAGAGAGGCATCTTCTGGTTAAGGTTATCGACAGGGTGTTGTATAAGTTGGATGAACTTGTTCGTCCCTACGTACACAAGATTTTAGTCGTGATTGAGCCTTTATTGATCGATGAAGATTATTATGCCCGTGTGGAGGGTCGTGAGATCATTTCAAATCTCAGCAAGGCTGCAGGTTTGGCTACGATGATTGCTGCTATGCGTCCAGATATCGATAACATAGACGAATACGTGAGAAACACAACTGCAAGAGCTTTTAGTGTCGTCGCATCAGCTCTCGGAATTCCTGCTCTGTTACCATTCTTGAAAGCAGTCTGTCAGAGTAAGAAATCATGGCAGGCACGTCACACTGGGATTAAGATCGTTCAGCAGATTGCTATTTTAATAGGTTGTGCTGTCCTTCCTCATTTAAGGTCACTAGTGGAGATCATCGAACACGGGCTGAACGACGAGAATCAGAAGGTTAGAACCATTACTGCGCTATCGTTGGCTGCACTTGCCGAGGCTGCTGCTCCTTATGGTATCGAGAGCTTTGATTCTGTATTGAAGCCTCTATGGAAGGGTATTCGATCACACCGTGGGAAGGTCCTCGCTGCGTTTTTGAAGGCAATCGGTTTTATCATTCCTCTAATGGACGCTATATACGCTAGCTACTATACCAAAGAAGTCATGGTGATCTTGATTCGCGAGTTCCAGTCGCCCGAcgaagaaatgaagaagatcGTTCTGAAAGTGGTGAAGCAATGTGTGAGCACGGAGGGTGTGGAGGCTGATTATATTCGTAGCGATATTCTCCCCGAATTCTTCAGGAACTTCTGGGTGAGAAGGATGGCGCTTGATCGGAGAAACTACAGGCAGCTGGTGGATACTACTGTAGAGATAGCGAACAAAGTTGGAGTTGCGGATATAGTGGGGAGGATAGTCGAGGATTTGAAAGACGAGAGCGAGCCTTATCGACGTATGGTTATGGAAACCATCGAGAAAGTCGTTGCGAATCTGGGTGCTTCCGATATCGATTCTCGTTTGGAGGAGCTTCTCATCGACGGTATACTCTACGCGTTTCAGGAGCAGACTAGTGACGATGCAAATGTGATGCTTAATGGGTTTGGTGCGGTTGTGAATGCTCTTGGAATGAAGGTGAAGCCTTATCTTCCTCAGATATGCGGTACGATTAAGTGGAGGCTGAATAACAAGAGCGCTAAGGTGAGGCAGCAGGCGGCAGATTTGATCTCGAGGATTGCAGTTGTGATGAAACAATGCCAGGAAGAACAGCTGATGGGTCATCTCGGGGTCGTGTTGTACGAATATTTAGGGGAGGAGTATCCAGAAGTTTTGGGGTCGATTTTGGGAGCTTTGAAATCTATCGTGAATGTAATTGGTATGACTAAGATGACCC from Impatiens glandulifera chromosome 9, dImpGla2.1, whole genome shotgun sequence includes the following:
- the LOC124914102 gene encoding splicing factor 3B subunit 1, whose translation is MDSDEIAKTQEERKKMEQQLASLTSVTFDTDLYGGNNPFDGYEKSIPVNEEEEIVESTESEFRKKLSSYTAPKSIMNEIPKGGEEEDSMGGFQKPQRIIDREDDYRRRRLTRIISPDRHDAFASGDKTPDINVRTYADIMRDEALKRDKEETLRLIAKKKKDEEENKSSEKEREPVAASQPSQKRRNRWDQNQNQNPNQNQDDSIAKKAKMDSDWDMPDSAPGVGSGRWDATPTPGRVIGDATPSLSRRNRWDETPTPGRLVDSDVTPSAGGATPGATPHGMTWDATPKLGGLATPTPKRQRSRWDETPATMGSATPMAGATPTAAYTPGVTPIGGVELATPTPGAINLRGAITPEQYNLLRWEKDIEERNRPLTDEELDSMFPQDGYKILDPPASYIPIRTPARKLLATPTPLATPLYSIPEENRGQQFDVPKELPGGLPFMKPEDYQYFAPLLNEENEEELSPEEQKERKIMKLLLKVKNGTPPQRKTALRQLTDKARELGAGPLFNRILPLLMQPTLEDQERHLLVKVIDRVLYKLDELVRPYVHKILVVIEPLLIDEDYYARVEGREIISNLSKAAGLATMIAAMRPDIDNIDEYVRNTTARAFSVVASALGIPALLPFLKAVCQSKKSWQARHTGIKIVQQIAILIGCAVLPHLRSLVEIIEHGLNDENQKVRTITALSLAALAEAAAPYGIESFDSVLKPLWKGIRSHRGKVLAAFLKAIGFIIPLMDAIYASYYTKEVMVILIREFQSPDEEMKKIVLKVVKQCVSTEGVEADYIRSDILPEFFRNFWVRRMALDRRNYRQLVDTTVEIANKVGVADIVGRIVEDLKDESEPYRRMVMETIEKVVANLGASDIDSRLEELLIDGILYAFQEQTSDDANVMLNGFGAVVNALGMKVKPYLPQICGTIKWRLNNKSAKVRQQAADLISRIAVVMKQCQEEQLMGHLGVVLYEYLGEEYPEVLGSILGALKSIVNVIGMTKMTPPIKDLLPRLTPILKNRHEKVQENCIDLVGRIADRGAEFVPAREWMRICFELLEMLKAHKKGIRRATVNTFGYIAKAIGPQDVLATLLNNLKVQERQNRVCTTVAIAIVAETCSPFTVLPALMNEYRVPELNVQNGVLKSLSFLFEYIGEMGKDYIYAVTPLLEDALMDRDLVHRQTAASAVKHMALGVAGLGCEDALVHLLNFVWPNIFETSPHVINAVMEAIEGMRVALGAAVVLNYCLQGLFHPARKVREVYWKIYNSLYIGGQDALVAAYPVLEDEGSNSYSRPELMMFV